Proteins found in one Pelmatolapia mariae isolate MD_Pm_ZW linkage group LG7, Pm_UMD_F_2, whole genome shotgun sequence genomic segment:
- the mon2 gene encoding protein MON2 homolog isoform X2: protein MSTSSPEAVKKLLENMQTDLRSLSMECKKKFPPVKEAAESGIVKIKTIAARNTDILAALKENSSEVVQPFLMGCGTKEPKITQLCLAAIQRLMSHEVVSEAAAGNIINMLWQLMENGLEELKLLQTVLVLLTTNTVVHDEVLSKAIVLCFRLHFTKDNITNNTAAATVRQVVTVVFERMVAEDERFKGIVEQPPPVQGNTNRRSVSTLRPSAKDAYMLFQDLCQLVNADAPYWLVGMTEMTRTFGLELLESVLNDFPGVFLQHQEFSFLLKERVCPLVIKLFSPNIKFRQGSSSAASPAPVEKPYFPICMRLLRVVSVLIKHFYSLLVTECEIFLSLLVKFLDGEKPQWLRAVAVESVHRLCVQPHLLRSFCQSYDMKQHSTKVFRDIVNALGSFIQSLFIVPNAGNVAAVGAPAGGSGSGAQGTTQGGPGTGGISGTLTTQAAFEYRGTWIPLMTVSVQGSAKATYLEMLDKVEPPSIPEGYAMSVAFSALLDLVRGITTMIERELGAEEEAAAEFREAHPDQEWKPQPGAHLVWEEMVNACWCGLLAALSLLLDASTDETATENILKAELTMASLCGRLGLVTPRDAFITAICKASLPPHYALTVLSSNAATLSSKAYSIQGQNVQIISPSSESHQQVVAVGQPLTAQPQGTVVLTAKNIQCMRTLLNLAHCHGAVLGTSWQLVLATLQHLVWILGLKPGVGGALKPGRAVEGPSTVLTTAVMTDLPVISNILSRLFESSQYLDDVSLHHLINALCSLSLEAMEMAYGNSKEPSLFAVAKLLETGLVNMDRIEILWRPLTGHLLEVCQHPNSRMREWGAEALTALIKAGLAYKHDPPLAQNQRLQLLLLNPLKELSNVLHADIRQKQLECVLQILQSQGDSLGPGWPLVLGVIGAIRNDQGESLIRTAFQCLQLVVTDFLPTMPCTCLQIVVDVAGSFGLQNQELNISLTSIGLLWNISDYFFQRGEAITQELEREEEALQKQAQEKGETLNRPFHPAPPFDCLWLCLYAKLGELCVDPRPAVRKSAGQTLFSTIAAHGTLLQQPTWHIVVWKVLFQLLDCVRTSSTTADKEKIESGGGNILIHHSRDTAEKQWAETWVLTLAGVARIFNTRRYLLQQLGDFFEAWEVLLNHIQSAALSKNNEVSLAALKSFQEILQIVTPVKDSDKAGDALAAMGVPPVLIDPLSASGPGRPLVRSDSLLERLTRYNGAELQAPPPGEESALEDSALWWSAWNTWYRMGTDSTRPPTGPTEKLSFIPSQPFLTALIQIFPALYQHIKANFSMEDLKKLGVILHGAVSVPISSDASPFILPSYTEAVLTNLQEAVLTALDVLQKAICVGTENLQVMYPAIFEQLLLFVEFSCKPPQYGRMETKHVANAKYNQAEWVALNYVPFAERSLEVVVDLYHKTACHKAVINEKVLQNIIKTLRMPLSLKYACPSESTWKLAVSSLLKVLSIGLPVARQHASSGKFDTMWPELANAFEDFLFTKSTPPDNLSIQEFQKNEAIDVEVVQLISTEILPFANFIPKDFVGQIMAMLNKGSIHSQSPSFTEAEIDVRMREEFSKVCFETLLQFSFSNKVSTPQEGYISRMALSVLLKRSQDVLRRYVEDERLSGRCPLPRQQVTEIIFVLKAISTLMDSLKKTQPENVDGNTWAQVIALYPTLVECITCSSSEVSSALKEALGPFKDFMQPPVSKVQNGES, encoded by the exons CCCTAAAGGAGAACAGCTCAGAGGTTGTGCAGCCTTTCCTGATGGGCTGTGGCACCAAAGAGCCAAAGATCACACAGCTGTGTTTGGCTGCCATCCAGAGACTCATGTCCCATGAGGTCGTATCTGAG gcCGCAGCAGGGAACATCATCAACATGTTGTGGCAGCTGATGGAAAATGGTTTGGAAGAGCTGAAACTTTTACAGACAGTCCTCGTCCTGTTGACCACCAACACAGTTGTACATGATGAAGTGCTATCCAAG GCTATTGTGCTGTGTTTTCGTCTGCACTTCACCAAGGACAACATCACCAACAACACAGCAGCTGCCACCGTTAGACAAGTTGTCACCGTGGTGTTTGAGAGGATGGTGGCCGAGGACGAGCGCTTTAAAG GCATTGTGGAGCAGCCCCCTCCTGTCCAGGGAAACACCAACCGCCGGTCTGTTAGCACTTTGAGACCCAGTGCAAAGGATGCATACATGCTGTTTCAA GACTTGTGCCAGCTGGTGAATGCTGACGCCCCCTACTGGCTGGTGGGGATGACAGAGATGACACGGACGTTTGGCCTTGAGCTGCTGGAGTCTGTTCTTAATGATTTCCCCGGTGTATTCCTGCAg CATCAGGAGTTCAGTTTCCTGCTAAAAGAAAGAGTTTGTCCCCTCGTCATCAAGCTCTTCTCCCCTAACATCAAGTTCCGGCAGGGCAGCAGCAGCGCTGCTTCACCAGCTCCTGTTGAGAAACCTTACTTCCCCATCTGCATGAGGTTGCTGCGTGTGGTCTCCGTCCTCATCAAGCACTTCTACAGCTTACTG GTGACTGAGTGTGAGATCTTCTTGTCTCTGTTGGTGAAATTTCTGGATGGGGAGAAGCCTCAGTGGCTCAGAGCAGTGGCTGTGGAATCAGTCCACAGACTGTGTGTGCAGCCTCATTTGTTACG TTCGTTCTGCCAGTCTTATGACATGAAGCAGCACTCCACTAAAGTGTTCAGAGACATTGTCAATGCCCTGGGATCCTTCATCCAGTCCCTCTTCATCGTTCCCAATGCGGGAAACGTGGCTGCTGTCGGCGCGCCAGCTG GTGGGTCAGGTTCAGGTGCTCAAGGCACAACACAAGGCGGTCCAGGCACAGGAGGGATCAGCGGCACCCTGACTACCCAGGCTGCATTTGAATACCGTGGTACCTGGATCCCCCTTATGACTGTTAGTGTCCAGGGAAGCGCCAAGGCCACCTA cTTAGAGATGCTGGACAAGGTTGAGCCCCCATCCATCCCAGAGGGCTACGCCATGTCAGTGGCCTTCAGTGCTCTGCTCGACCTGGTGAGGGGCATCACCACCATGATTGAAAGAGAACTGGGCGCGGAAGAGGAGGCAGCTGCTGAATTTAGAGAAGCTCACCCTGATCAGGAGTGGAAGCCGCAACCTG GGGCTCACCTGGTGTGGGAGGAGATGGTCAACGCCTGCTGGTGCGGTCTCCTGGCTGCACTGTCTCTGCTGCTGGATGCCAG CACTGATGAGACAGCGACTGAGAACATCTTGAAAGCAGAGCTGACCATGGCCTCGCTATGTGGCCGTCTTGGCCTGGTGACACCTCGTGATGCCTTTATAACAGCCATCTGCAAGGCCTCTCTGCCCCCACACTACGCCCTAACTGTCCTCAGCAGCAACGCTGCCACCCTCTCCAGCAAAG CTTATTCAATCCAGGGCCAGAATGTGCAGATTATCAGCCCCTCCAGTGAATCTCATCAGCAGGTGGTGGCTGTGGGGCAGCCACTAACTGCCCAGCCCCAGGGCACTGTTGTG CTGACTGCCAAAAACATCCAGTGTATGCGAACCCTGCTCAACTTGGCTCACTGCCACGGAGCCGTGCTGGGCACCTCCTGGCAGCTGGTACTGGCTACCCTCCAG CACTTAGTATGGATCCTCGGGCTTAAGCCAGGCGTGGGTGGTGCCTTGAAGCCTGGTCGAGCAGTGGAGGGCCCCAGTACG GTGCTGACCACAGCAGTGATGACAGACCTGCCTGTTATCTCCAACATCCTGTCCAGACTGTTCGAGAGCTCTCA GTACCTGGATGATGTGTCCCTGCATCACCTGATCAATGCTCTCTGTTCCCTCTCCCTGGAAGCGATGGAAATGGCTTATGGAAACAGCAAG GAGCCGTCTCTGTTTGCAGTCGCCAAGCTGCTTGAAACTGGTTTGGTCAACATGGATCGCATAGAGATCCTGTGGAGACCACTGACAGGCCACTTATTGGAG GTCTGCCAGCATCCAAACTCCAGAATGAGAGAATGGGGAGCCGAGGCACTGACAGCACTTATCAAAGCTGGGCTTGCCTACAAACACGATCCTCCACTGGCCCAAAATCAG CGGCTGCAGCTTCTATTGCTGAACCCCCTGAAGGAGTTGTCCAACGTGCTGCACGCAGACATCCGGCAGAAACAGCTCGAGTGTGTCCTGCAGATCCTGCAGAGTCAGGGCGACAGCCTGGGGCCTGGTTGGCCCCTCGTATTGGGTGTTATAGGAGCCATTCGCAATGATCAAGG TGAGTCATTGATCCGAACCGCCTTCCAGTGCCTGCAGTTGGTGGTGACAGACTTCCTTCCCACCATGCCTTGCACGTGCCTCCAGATTGTAGTGGATGTAGCTGGCAGCTTTGGCCTTCAGAACCAGGAGCTCAACATCAGCCTCACGTCCATCGGCTTACTG TGGAACATTTCAGACTACTTCTTCCAAAGGGGAGAAGCCATCACACAGGAGctagagagggaggaggaagcGCTGCAGAAACAGGCCCAGGAGAAAGGAGAGACCCTCAACAGGCCGTTCCACCCCGCCCCTCCCTTTGACTGCCTGTGGCTGTGTCTGTATGCCAAGCTTGGGGAGCTGTGCGTTGACCCGCGGCCTGCTGTGCGTAAGAGCGCCGGCCAGACGTTGTTCTCCACTATTGCTGCCCACGGAACCCTGCTCCAGCAGCCAACGTGGCACATTGTGGTGTGGAAG GTCCTGTTCCAGCTGCTCGACTGTGTAAGAACGTCCTCCACCACAGCAGACAAGGAGAAGATCGAGTCAGGCGGTGGGAACATCCTTATCCATCACTCGCGCGACACAGCCGAGAAACAGTGGGCGGAGACGTGGGTGCTGACGCTAGCGGGCGTGGCGCGCATTTTCAACACAAGGCGGTATCTCCTTCAGCAGCTAG GTGATTTTTTTGAGGCCTGGGAGGTGCTGTTGAACCATATTCAGTCAGCTGCCCTCAGCAAAAACAATGAGGTCTCCCTGGCTGCCCTGAAGAGCTTTCAGGAAATCCTTCAGATCGTTACACCTGTTAAAGACTCGGACAAAGCGGGCGACGCACTTGCTGCAATGGGCGTCCCTCCAGTGCTCATTGACCCGCTGTCAGCATCCGGTCCTGGCAGACCCCTGGTGCGTTCAGATTCACTACTGGAACGGTTGACACGGTACAACGGAGCTGAGCTGCAGGCGCCCCCGCCAGGGGAGGAGTCGGCCTTGGAGGACTCGGCACTGTGGTGGTCTGCATGGAACACGTGGTATCGAATGGGAACGGACAGCACGAGACCACCTACTGGCCCAACAGAGAAGCTCTCTTTTATCCCCAGCCAGCCCTTCCTCACAGCATTAATCCAGATTTTTCCAGCACTCTACCAGCACATCAAAGCCAACTTCAGTATGGAGGATCTAAAAAAGCTAGGGGTCATCCTTCATGGGGCTGTTTCCGTGCCTATCAGCAGCGATGCCTCACCCTTCATCCTCCCCTCATACACTGAGGCAGTGCTCACCAACCTGCAGGAAGCCGTGCTCACCGCTCTGGATGTTTTGCAGAAG GCCATCTGTGTGGGCACGGAGAACCTGCAGGTCATGTACCCGGCCATCTTCGAACAGCTGCTCCTTTTTGTGGAGTTCTCCTGCAAGCCGCCTCAGTACGGCAGGATGGAAACCAAACACGTGGCCAATGCCAAATACAACCAG GCAGAATGGGTTGCCTTAAACTATGTGCCCTTTGCTGAGCGCTCCTTGGAGGTGGTGGTGGACCTGTACCATAAAACAGCCTGCCACAAAGCTGTCATCAATGAAAAAGTTCTGCAGAATATCATTAAG ACTTTAAGAATGCCCTTGAGTCTGAAGTACGCCTGTCCGTCAGAGAGCACCTGGAAGCTCGCTGTGTCGTCTCTGCTCAAGGTGCTGTCCATTGGACTACCGGTGGCACGGCAGCATGCCTCATCTGGGAAGTTTGACACTATGTGGCCAGAGTTGGCCAATGCCTTTGAAGACTTTCTTTTCACCAAAAG TACTCCTCCAGATAACCTGTCTATCCAGGAATTTCAGAAGAATGAAGCCATCGATGTAGAG GTGGTCCAGCTGATCAGCACAGAAATCTTACCATTTGCCAATTTCATCCCCAAAGACTTTGTTGGCCAGATTATGGCCATGCTGAATAAAGGATCCATTCACTCACAGTCTCCCTCATTCACAG AGGCAGAGATAGATGTGCGGATGAGAGAGGAGTTTTCCAAAGTGTGTTTTGAGACACTGCTGCAGTTTTCCTTCAGCAACAAGGTTTCCACCCCGCAGGAGGGTTACATCTCTCGTATGGCGCTCTCCGTGCTCCTCAAGAGGTCCCAGGATGTTCTCCGACGATACGTAGAGGACGAGAGGTTGAGTGGACGCTGCCCATTACCAAG gcAACAAGTGACAGAGATTATCTTTGTCTTGAAAGCTATCAGCACTTTGATGGACTCCCTGAAAAAAACACAGCCAGAGAATG TGGATGGCAACACGTGGGCTCAGGTGATCGCCCTGTACCCCACACTGGTCGAGTGCATTACGTGCTCATCGTCTGAGGTGAGCTCAGCCCTGAAGGAGGCCCTGGGGCCCTTTAAAGACTTTATGCAGCCACCCGTCTCCAAAGTCCAGAACGGAGAGTCCTGA
- the mon2 gene encoding protein MON2 homolog isoform X1, which yields MSTSSPEAVKKLLENMQTDLRSLSMECKKKFPPVKEAAESGIVKIKTIAARNTDILAALKENSSEVVQPFLMGCGTKEPKITQLCLAAIQRLMSHEVVSEAAAGNIINMLWQLMENGLEELKLLQTVLVLLTTNTVVHDEVLSKAIVLCFRLHFTKDNITNNTAAATVRQVVTVVFERMVAEDERFKGIVEQPPPVQGNTNRRSVSTLRPSAKDAYMLFQDLCQLVNADAPYWLVGMTEMTRTFGLELLESVLNDFPGVFLQHQEFSFLLKERVCPLVIKLFSPNIKFRQGSSSAASPAPVEKPYFPICMRLLRVVSVLIKHFYSLLVTECEIFLSLLVKFLDGEKPQWLRAVAVESVHRLCVQPHLLRSFCQSYDMKQHSTKVFRDIVNALGSFIQSLFIVPNAGNVAAVGAPAGGSGSGAQGTTQGGPGTGGISGTLTTQAAFEYRGTWIPLMTVSVQGSAKATYLEMLDKVEPPSIPEGYAMSVAFSALLDLVRGITTMIERELGAEEEAAAEFREAHPDQEWKPQPGAHLVWEEMVNACWCGLLAALSLLLDASTDETATENILKAELTMASLCGRLGLVTPRDAFITAICKASLPPHYALTVLSSNAATLSSKAYSIQGQNVQIISPSSESHQQVVAVGQPLTAQPQGTVVLTAKNIQCMRTLLNLAHCHGAVLGTSWQLVLATLQHLVWILGLKPGVGGALKPGRAVEGPSTVLTTAVMTDLPVISNILSRLFESSQYLDDVSLHHLINALCSLSLEAMEMAYGNSKEPSLFAVAKLLETGLVNMDRIEILWRPLTGHLLEVCQHPNSRMREWGAEALTALIKAGLAYKHDPPLAQNQRLQLLLLNPLKELSNVLHADIRQKQLECVLQILQSQGDSLGPGWPLVLGVIGAIRNDQGESLIRTAFQCLQLVVTDFLPTMPCTCLQIVVDVAGSFGLQNQELNISLTSIGLLWNISDYFFQRGEAITQELEREEEALQKQAQEKGETLNRPFHPAPPFDCLWLCLYAKLGELCVDPRPAVRKSAGQTLFSTIAAHGTLLQQPTWHIVVWKVLFQLLDCVRTSSTTADKEKIESGGGNILIHHSRDTAEKQWAETWVLTLAGVARIFNTRRYLLQQLGDFFEAWEVLLNHIQSAALSKNNEVSLAALKSFQEILQIVTPVKDSDKAGDALAAMGVPPVLIDPLSASGPGRPLVRSDSLLERLTRYNGAELQAPPPGEESALEDSALWWSAWNTWYRMGTDSTRPPTGPTEKLSFIPSQPFLTALIQIFPALYQHIKANFSMEDLKKLGVILHGAVSVPISSDASPFILPSYTEAVLTNLQEAVLTALDVLQKAICVGTENLQVMYPAIFEQLLLFVEFSCKPPQYGRMETKHVANAKYNQIQLFAPAEWVALNYVPFAERSLEVVVDLYHKTACHKAVINEKVLQNIIKTLRMPLSLKYACPSESTWKLAVSSLLKVLSIGLPVARQHASSGKFDTMWPELANAFEDFLFTKSTPPDNLSIQEFQKNEAIDVEVVQLISTEILPFANFIPKDFVGQIMAMLNKGSIHSQSPSFTEAEIDVRMREEFSKVCFETLLQFSFSNKVSTPQEGYISRMALSVLLKRSQDVLRRYVEDERLSGRCPLPRQQVTEIIFVLKAISTLMDSLKKTQPENVDGNTWAQVIALYPTLVECITCSSSEVSSALKEALGPFKDFMQPPVSKVQNGES from the exons CCCTAAAGGAGAACAGCTCAGAGGTTGTGCAGCCTTTCCTGATGGGCTGTGGCACCAAAGAGCCAAAGATCACACAGCTGTGTTTGGCTGCCATCCAGAGACTCATGTCCCATGAGGTCGTATCTGAG gcCGCAGCAGGGAACATCATCAACATGTTGTGGCAGCTGATGGAAAATGGTTTGGAAGAGCTGAAACTTTTACAGACAGTCCTCGTCCTGTTGACCACCAACACAGTTGTACATGATGAAGTGCTATCCAAG GCTATTGTGCTGTGTTTTCGTCTGCACTTCACCAAGGACAACATCACCAACAACACAGCAGCTGCCACCGTTAGACAAGTTGTCACCGTGGTGTTTGAGAGGATGGTGGCCGAGGACGAGCGCTTTAAAG GCATTGTGGAGCAGCCCCCTCCTGTCCAGGGAAACACCAACCGCCGGTCTGTTAGCACTTTGAGACCCAGTGCAAAGGATGCATACATGCTGTTTCAA GACTTGTGCCAGCTGGTGAATGCTGACGCCCCCTACTGGCTGGTGGGGATGACAGAGATGACACGGACGTTTGGCCTTGAGCTGCTGGAGTCTGTTCTTAATGATTTCCCCGGTGTATTCCTGCAg CATCAGGAGTTCAGTTTCCTGCTAAAAGAAAGAGTTTGTCCCCTCGTCATCAAGCTCTTCTCCCCTAACATCAAGTTCCGGCAGGGCAGCAGCAGCGCTGCTTCACCAGCTCCTGTTGAGAAACCTTACTTCCCCATCTGCATGAGGTTGCTGCGTGTGGTCTCCGTCCTCATCAAGCACTTCTACAGCTTACTG GTGACTGAGTGTGAGATCTTCTTGTCTCTGTTGGTGAAATTTCTGGATGGGGAGAAGCCTCAGTGGCTCAGAGCAGTGGCTGTGGAATCAGTCCACAGACTGTGTGTGCAGCCTCATTTGTTACG TTCGTTCTGCCAGTCTTATGACATGAAGCAGCACTCCACTAAAGTGTTCAGAGACATTGTCAATGCCCTGGGATCCTTCATCCAGTCCCTCTTCATCGTTCCCAATGCGGGAAACGTGGCTGCTGTCGGCGCGCCAGCTG GTGGGTCAGGTTCAGGTGCTCAAGGCACAACACAAGGCGGTCCAGGCACAGGAGGGATCAGCGGCACCCTGACTACCCAGGCTGCATTTGAATACCGTGGTACCTGGATCCCCCTTATGACTGTTAGTGTCCAGGGAAGCGCCAAGGCCACCTA cTTAGAGATGCTGGACAAGGTTGAGCCCCCATCCATCCCAGAGGGCTACGCCATGTCAGTGGCCTTCAGTGCTCTGCTCGACCTGGTGAGGGGCATCACCACCATGATTGAAAGAGAACTGGGCGCGGAAGAGGAGGCAGCTGCTGAATTTAGAGAAGCTCACCCTGATCAGGAGTGGAAGCCGCAACCTG GGGCTCACCTGGTGTGGGAGGAGATGGTCAACGCCTGCTGGTGCGGTCTCCTGGCTGCACTGTCTCTGCTGCTGGATGCCAG CACTGATGAGACAGCGACTGAGAACATCTTGAAAGCAGAGCTGACCATGGCCTCGCTATGTGGCCGTCTTGGCCTGGTGACACCTCGTGATGCCTTTATAACAGCCATCTGCAAGGCCTCTCTGCCCCCACACTACGCCCTAACTGTCCTCAGCAGCAACGCTGCCACCCTCTCCAGCAAAG CTTATTCAATCCAGGGCCAGAATGTGCAGATTATCAGCCCCTCCAGTGAATCTCATCAGCAGGTGGTGGCTGTGGGGCAGCCACTAACTGCCCAGCCCCAGGGCACTGTTGTG CTGACTGCCAAAAACATCCAGTGTATGCGAACCCTGCTCAACTTGGCTCACTGCCACGGAGCCGTGCTGGGCACCTCCTGGCAGCTGGTACTGGCTACCCTCCAG CACTTAGTATGGATCCTCGGGCTTAAGCCAGGCGTGGGTGGTGCCTTGAAGCCTGGTCGAGCAGTGGAGGGCCCCAGTACG GTGCTGACCACAGCAGTGATGACAGACCTGCCTGTTATCTCCAACATCCTGTCCAGACTGTTCGAGAGCTCTCA GTACCTGGATGATGTGTCCCTGCATCACCTGATCAATGCTCTCTGTTCCCTCTCCCTGGAAGCGATGGAAATGGCTTATGGAAACAGCAAG GAGCCGTCTCTGTTTGCAGTCGCCAAGCTGCTTGAAACTGGTTTGGTCAACATGGATCGCATAGAGATCCTGTGGAGACCACTGACAGGCCACTTATTGGAG GTCTGCCAGCATCCAAACTCCAGAATGAGAGAATGGGGAGCCGAGGCACTGACAGCACTTATCAAAGCTGGGCTTGCCTACAAACACGATCCTCCACTGGCCCAAAATCAG CGGCTGCAGCTTCTATTGCTGAACCCCCTGAAGGAGTTGTCCAACGTGCTGCACGCAGACATCCGGCAGAAACAGCTCGAGTGTGTCCTGCAGATCCTGCAGAGTCAGGGCGACAGCCTGGGGCCTGGTTGGCCCCTCGTATTGGGTGTTATAGGAGCCATTCGCAATGATCAAGG TGAGTCATTGATCCGAACCGCCTTCCAGTGCCTGCAGTTGGTGGTGACAGACTTCCTTCCCACCATGCCTTGCACGTGCCTCCAGATTGTAGTGGATGTAGCTGGCAGCTTTGGCCTTCAGAACCAGGAGCTCAACATCAGCCTCACGTCCATCGGCTTACTG TGGAACATTTCAGACTACTTCTTCCAAAGGGGAGAAGCCATCACACAGGAGctagagagggaggaggaagcGCTGCAGAAACAGGCCCAGGAGAAAGGAGAGACCCTCAACAGGCCGTTCCACCCCGCCCCTCCCTTTGACTGCCTGTGGCTGTGTCTGTATGCCAAGCTTGGGGAGCTGTGCGTTGACCCGCGGCCTGCTGTGCGTAAGAGCGCCGGCCAGACGTTGTTCTCCACTATTGCTGCCCACGGAACCCTGCTCCAGCAGCCAACGTGGCACATTGTGGTGTGGAAG GTCCTGTTCCAGCTGCTCGACTGTGTAAGAACGTCCTCCACCACAGCAGACAAGGAGAAGATCGAGTCAGGCGGTGGGAACATCCTTATCCATCACTCGCGCGACACAGCCGAGAAACAGTGGGCGGAGACGTGGGTGCTGACGCTAGCGGGCGTGGCGCGCATTTTCAACACAAGGCGGTATCTCCTTCAGCAGCTAG GTGATTTTTTTGAGGCCTGGGAGGTGCTGTTGAACCATATTCAGTCAGCTGCCCTCAGCAAAAACAATGAGGTCTCCCTGGCTGCCCTGAAGAGCTTTCAGGAAATCCTTCAGATCGTTACACCTGTTAAAGACTCGGACAAAGCGGGCGACGCACTTGCTGCAATGGGCGTCCCTCCAGTGCTCATTGACCCGCTGTCAGCATCCGGTCCTGGCAGACCCCTGGTGCGTTCAGATTCACTACTGGAACGGTTGACACGGTACAACGGAGCTGAGCTGCAGGCGCCCCCGCCAGGGGAGGAGTCGGCCTTGGAGGACTCGGCACTGTGGTGGTCTGCATGGAACACGTGGTATCGAATGGGAACGGACAGCACGAGACCACCTACTGGCCCAACAGAGAAGCTCTCTTTTATCCCCAGCCAGCCCTTCCTCACAGCATTAATCCAGATTTTTCCAGCACTCTACCAGCACATCAAAGCCAACTTCAGTATGGAGGATCTAAAAAAGCTAGGGGTCATCCTTCATGGGGCTGTTTCCGTGCCTATCAGCAGCGATGCCTCACCCTTCATCCTCCCCTCATACACTGAGGCAGTGCTCACCAACCTGCAGGAAGCCGTGCTCACCGCTCTGGATGTTTTGCAGAAG GCCATCTGTGTGGGCACGGAGAACCTGCAGGTCATGTACCCGGCCATCTTCGAACAGCTGCTCCTTTTTGTGGAGTTCTCCTGCAAGCCGCCTCAGTACGGCAGGATGGAAACCAAACACGTGGCCAATGCCAAATACAACCAG ATCCAGCTGTTTGCGCCG GCAGAATGGGTTGCCTTAAACTATGTGCCCTTTGCTGAGCGCTCCTTGGAGGTGGTGGTGGACCTGTACCATAAAACAGCCTGCCACAAAGCTGTCATCAATGAAAAAGTTCTGCAGAATATCATTAAG ACTTTAAGAATGCCCTTGAGTCTGAAGTACGCCTGTCCGTCAGAGAGCACCTGGAAGCTCGCTGTGTCGTCTCTGCTCAAGGTGCTGTCCATTGGACTACCGGTGGCACGGCAGCATGCCTCATCTGGGAAGTTTGACACTATGTGGCCAGAGTTGGCCAATGCCTTTGAAGACTTTCTTTTCACCAAAAG TACTCCTCCAGATAACCTGTCTATCCAGGAATTTCAGAAGAATGAAGCCATCGATGTAGAG GTGGTCCAGCTGATCAGCACAGAAATCTTACCATTTGCCAATTTCATCCCCAAAGACTTTGTTGGCCAGATTATGGCCATGCTGAATAAAGGATCCATTCACTCACAGTCTCCCTCATTCACAG AGGCAGAGATAGATGTGCGGATGAGAGAGGAGTTTTCCAAAGTGTGTTTTGAGACACTGCTGCAGTTTTCCTTCAGCAACAAGGTTTCCACCCCGCAGGAGGGTTACATCTCTCGTATGGCGCTCTCCGTGCTCCTCAAGAGGTCCCAGGATGTTCTCCGACGATACGTAGAGGACGAGAGGTTGAGTGGACGCTGCCCATTACCAAG gcAACAAGTGACAGAGATTATCTTTGTCTTGAAAGCTATCAGCACTTTGATGGACTCCCTGAAAAAAACACAGCCAGAGAATG TGGATGGCAACACGTGGGCTCAGGTGATCGCCCTGTACCCCACACTGGTCGAGTGCATTACGTGCTCATCGTCTGAGGTGAGCTCAGCCCTGAAGGAGGCCCTGGGGCCCTTTAAAGACTTTATGCAGCCACCCGTCTCCAAAGTCCAGAACGGAGAGTCCTGA